One Burkholderia cepacia genomic window carries:
- a CDS encoding HlyD family type I secretion periplasmic adaptor subunit, producing MMLKFQAFGALLERYAAVFRESWKIRRMLDGEPKLAYERAFLPAHLELVESPVHPLPMWTMRIIVTLGVLIVGVVLVGKLDIVAVAPGKLIPKEQVKTIQPALTGVVRRILVRDGQRVQAGQLLMELDTTQAAADADKARLSRLDAALTVERSRSLLLAQTQSKPPVVGKVEGASEQQQLEAQRFAEGFHREYWDRLSGAQAELARREAEFATVRQQIAKLSAVAPLARQQADDYRILAADKYVARTEYLDKEQAALNHEHELAAQRSHATELAAAIAQQRAEIASVSSQFRRQQMDLLDKATQQLAQSRNDETKADTRQKLLSLTAPVTGTVQQLRIHTLGGLATAASPVMDIVPDDTLEVDANIENKDIGFVKTGQTVIVKVEAFPYTRYGYLKGKVETVSNDAVQDRRRGLTFPVRIRLAGNRIHANGAWINLTPGMAVTAEIKTGKRTVAQYFLDPLVQTGQESLRER from the coding sequence ATGATGCTGAAATTCCAAGCGTTCGGCGCATTGCTCGAGCGATACGCAGCGGTGTTCCGGGAGTCGTGGAAGATCCGACGCATGCTCGACGGCGAGCCGAAGCTCGCGTACGAGAGGGCGTTTTTGCCCGCGCATCTGGAGCTGGTGGAGTCTCCCGTTCACCCGTTGCCGATGTGGACGATGCGCATCATCGTGACCCTCGGCGTGTTGATCGTCGGGGTTGTGCTGGTCGGCAAACTGGACATCGTCGCGGTCGCGCCGGGCAAGCTGATTCCGAAGGAACAGGTGAAGACGATTCAGCCGGCGCTGACGGGCGTCGTGCGTCGCATCCTGGTGCGCGACGGGCAGCGTGTGCAAGCCGGCCAACTGCTGATGGAGCTCGATACGACACAGGCGGCGGCCGATGCGGACAAGGCTCGCCTGAGCCGGCTCGATGCGGCACTCACCGTGGAGCGATCGCGCTCGCTGCTGCTCGCGCAAACGCAATCGAAGCCGCCCGTGGTCGGCAAGGTCGAGGGCGCAAGCGAGCAGCAGCAGCTTGAAGCCCAGCGTTTCGCGGAAGGCTTCCATCGCGAGTATTGGGACCGTTTGAGCGGCGCGCAGGCCGAACTGGCGCGACGGGAGGCCGAATTCGCCACCGTCCGGCAGCAGATCGCGAAACTGTCTGCGGTGGCGCCGCTCGCAAGGCAACAGGCGGACGACTACCGGATACTCGCTGCCGACAAATATGTTGCCAGGACGGAGTACCTGGACAAGGAGCAGGCGGCGTTGAATCATGAGCATGAACTGGCGGCGCAGCGCAGCCACGCCACGGAACTGGCGGCAGCGATTGCTCAGCAGCGGGCCGAGATCGCGTCGGTTTCGTCGCAGTTTCGCCGCCAGCAGATGGATCTGCTCGACAAGGCGACACAGCAGCTCGCACAGAGCCGAAATGACGAAACCAAGGCCGATACGCGACAGAAATTGCTGAGCCTGACCGCGCCGGTTACGGGCACGGTTCAGCAACTTCGCATTCACACGCTCGGCGGCTTAGCGACCGCGGCATCGCCGGTGATGGACATCGTGCCCGACGATACGCTCGAGGTCGACGCGAATATCGAGAACAAGGATATTGGTTTCGTCAAGACGGGACAGACCGTCATCGTCAAGGTCGAAGCCTTTCCCTATACACGTTATGGCTATCTGAAAGGCAAGGTCGAAACCGTCTCGAACGACGCGGTTCAGGACCGCAGGCGGGGCTTGACGTTTCCGGTGCGTATCCGGCTCGCCGGCAACCGGATCCATGCGAACGGCGCCTGGATCAACCTGACGCCAGGGATGGCTGTCACGGCCGAGATCAAGACCGGTAAGCGTACCGTCGCGCAGTACTTCCTCGATCCGCTTGTCCAGACCGGGCAGGAGAGTTTGCGTGAGCGTTGA
- a CDS encoding TolC family protein: MSVELNRCIAAAALWIGLCGAGSAHAFDPFLTERALSGTPAADMLDQRPGICAFGDLPQPLQLQDAVERALCGHPKSRQAWANVKIQAAAVGVARAAFLPTVNANWQGTRDNVDNHVTGYSQFDSNYRVNLQNASVSLSWVLYDFGGRSAALRNASALLAAAQANQQAALQTVFALVAKDFYTAQAAQGTLAAAREIEQAALMSADAATARVDRGVASISDQLQAQTAYAEAVVNRTKAESDLRSAMGALASDMFLAPTTGITLPGVGEGVTADRAFNDSIEELIKEAQRNYPGVLAAKAQLTAAHAKTMQIRAEGLPRLNLVGQYNYNNQPTSLQLGFPVFPASHREWYLGIQVTIPLFEGFARTYQVRQANAQAELQIGMLDEIRQEVGLDVWNAYQALQSATHNLGNSATLQSLAQRSYDASGHRYRMGVGNMLELLNAQSALAGAKRQRIQALTDWRSARLQLAAKLGKLGMWSLDNVVPH, encoded by the coding sequence GTGAGCGTTGAGCTTAACAGGTGCATTGCCGCCGCTGCGCTGTGGATCGGGCTGTGCGGGGCAGGTTCCGCACATGCTTTCGATCCGTTTCTGACCGAGCGTGCACTATCCGGGACGCCGGCGGCAGACATGCTGGATCAACGCCCCGGCATCTGCGCTTTCGGCGATTTGCCGCAACCGCTGCAGCTGCAGGACGCGGTCGAACGCGCGCTGTGCGGTCATCCCAAGTCGCGGCAGGCATGGGCGAACGTCAAAATTCAGGCCGCGGCGGTGGGCGTTGCTCGCGCGGCGTTTCTGCCGACCGTGAACGCCAACTGGCAGGGCACGCGTGACAACGTGGACAATCACGTCACCGGTTATTCGCAATTCGATTCGAATTACCGGGTTAATCTGCAAAATGCGAGCGTGTCCCTCAGCTGGGTGTTGTATGACTTCGGCGGCCGTTCGGCGGCGCTGCGCAACGCGTCCGCACTGCTTGCCGCAGCGCAGGCGAATCAGCAGGCAGCGCTGCAGACTGTCTTCGCGCTTGTTGCAAAGGACTTCTACACAGCGCAGGCCGCGCAAGGCACGCTCGCGGCAGCGCGCGAGATCGAGCAGGCGGCGCTCATGAGCGCGGATGCGGCGACTGCCCGAGTCGACAGGGGCGTCGCGTCGATCAGCGATCAACTGCAGGCGCAAACGGCGTACGCGGAGGCCGTCGTCAATCGCACCAAGGCGGAAAGCGATTTGCGCAGCGCGATGGGAGCGCTCGCGTCGGATATGTTCCTGGCGCCGACGACCGGGATCACGCTGCCCGGCGTCGGCGAGGGAGTGACCGCAGATCGCGCGTTCAATGATTCGATCGAGGAACTGATCAAGGAGGCGCAGCGCAATTATCCGGGTGTCCTTGCCGCCAAAGCTCAGTTGACCGCTGCACACGCGAAGACGATGCAGATCCGCGCCGAAGGGTTGCCGCGTCTCAATCTAGTTGGCCAATACAATTACAACAATCAGCCAACTAGTCTGCAGCTTGGTTTTCCTGTGTTTCCCGCATCGCATCGGGAATGGTATCTAGGAATTCAGGTGACGATTCCCCTCTTCGAGGGATTCGCCCGTACCTATCAGGTCCGGCAGGCGAACGCGCAAGCCGAGCTGCAGATCGGCATGCTCGACGAGATCCGCCAGGAAGTCGGGCTGGATGTGTGGAACGCGTATCAGGCACTGCAAAGCGCGACACACAACCTCGGCAACAGCGCGACGCTGCAGTCGCTTGCGCAGCGTTCTTATGACGCGTCCGGGCATCGCTATCGGATGGGGGTCGGAAACATGCTCGAACTGCTCAATGCGCAGTCCGCGCTCGCGGGTGCGAAGCGGCAACGGATCCAGGCGCTGACCGACTGGCGCTCGGCGAGGCTGCAGTTGGCGGCGAAGCTGGGAAAACTCGGGATGTGGAGTCTCGACAATGTCGTGCCGCATTGA
- a CDS encoding LysR family transcriptional regulator, with protein MNNLRRLDLNLLVTLDVLLAEHNVTRAAEKLSMSQPSVSVQLQKLRDLFGDPLLLPGPRGMRPTARAETLREPLRDALEAVERAVVPATPFDPATATNTWRVAATDYGESTIVLPALHTLRSAAPGTRLAVVELVPPRIEKQAERSEIDLAFHTTEGSPAGMRRLPLFAERYVLVGRAGHPKLKRRPTLAQFGMLEHVIVSPDGGGFFGVTDEALAKVGAVRRVVLSVPHFLFVMSAVASTDLVAMLPERLVRDVPALRVVDAPVEVPGYEMSMLWHERVHRDPAHRWLRETIAASV; from the coding sequence ATGAATAATCTCAGACGACTCGACCTGAACCTGCTCGTCACGCTGGACGTGCTGCTCGCCGAGCACAACGTCACGCGCGCGGCCGAGAAGCTGAGCATGTCGCAGCCGTCGGTGAGCGTGCAGTTGCAAAAACTGCGCGACCTGTTCGGCGATCCGCTGCTGCTGCCGGGGCCGCGCGGGATGCGGCCGACCGCGCGCGCGGAAACGCTGCGCGAGCCGTTGCGCGATGCGCTCGAAGCCGTCGAGCGCGCGGTGGTTCCGGCCACCCCGTTCGATCCGGCGACCGCGACGAACACATGGCGCGTGGCCGCGACCGACTACGGCGAATCGACGATCGTGCTGCCGGCGCTGCACACGCTGCGCTCGGCCGCGCCCGGTACGCGGCTGGCCGTCGTCGAACTCGTGCCGCCGCGCATCGAGAAACAGGCGGAACGCAGCGAAATCGACCTGGCGTTTCACACGACCGAAGGGTCGCCGGCCGGCATGCGGCGCCTGCCGCTGTTCGCCGAGCGTTACGTGCTCGTCGGCCGCGCCGGGCATCCGAAGCTGAAGCGGCGCCCGACGCTCGCGCAGTTCGGCATGCTCGAACACGTGATCGTGTCGCCCGATGGCGGCGGCTTCTTCGGCGTGACGGACGAAGCGCTCGCGAAGGTCGGTGCCGTGCGGCGCGTCGTGCTGTCCGTGCCGCACTTCCTGTTCGTGATGTCGGCCGTCGCCAGTACCGATCTCGTCGCGATGCTGCCCGAGCGGCTGGTGCGCGACGTGCCTGCGTTGCGTGTGGTGGACGCACCGGTAGAGGTGCCCGGCTATGAAATGTCGATGCTGTGGCACGAGCGCGTGCATCGCGATCCCGCGCATCGGTGGCTGCGGGAAACCATCGCGGCGTCGGTGTGA
- a CDS encoding NAD(P)H-dependent oxidoreductase, translating to MNVLIVYAHPEPRSLNGALRDFAVGHLEAAGHAVQVTDLYAMNWKAAFDANDVTDRALDARFDPSLDSKRAFAQGTQRDDIAREQEKLKWADAVILQFPLWWFSMPAIMKGWVERVYAYGFAYGVGEHSDTRWGDRYGEGSLAGKRAMIVVTTGGWESHYSPRGINGPIDDVLFPIQHGVLYYPGFDVLPPFVIYRTGKMDDARFAQTRDALGERLDSLWATPPIPFRRQNAGDYEIPALTLKEEIAPGRVGFAAHVDGAGR from the coding sequence ATGAATGTGCTGATCGTTTATGCCCATCCCGAACCGCGTTCGCTGAACGGCGCGCTGCGCGACTTCGCCGTCGGCCATCTCGAAGCGGCCGGCCACGCGGTGCAGGTGACCGACCTGTATGCGATGAACTGGAAGGCGGCATTCGATGCGAACGACGTGACCGATCGCGCGCTCGACGCGCGGTTCGATCCGTCGCTCGATTCGAAGCGCGCGTTCGCGCAAGGAACGCAGCGCGACGACATCGCGCGCGAGCAGGAGAAGCTGAAGTGGGCCGACGCGGTGATCCTGCAGTTTCCGTTGTGGTGGTTCTCGATGCCGGCGATCATGAAAGGCTGGGTCGAGCGTGTGTATGCGTACGGTTTTGCGTATGGCGTCGGCGAGCATTCGGATACGCGCTGGGGCGATCGCTACGGCGAAGGTTCGCTGGCCGGCAAGCGGGCGATGATCGTCGTCACGACGGGCGGGTGGGAGTCGCACTACAGCCCGCGCGGCATCAACGGTCCGATCGACGACGTGCTGTTTCCGATCCAGCACGGGGTGTTGTATTACCCGGGGTTCGACGTGCTGCCGCCGTTCGTGATCTACCGGACGGGCAAGATGGATGACGCGCGGTTTGCGCAGACGCGCGACGCGCTCGGCGAACGCCTCGACAGCCTGTGGGCGACGCCGCCGATTCCGTTTCGCCGGCAGAACGCGGGCGATTACGAGATTCCGGCGCTGACGTTGAAGGAGGAGATCGCGCCGGGGCGGGTGGGGTTCGCGGCGCACGTGGATGGGGCGGGGCGTTGA
- the tssE gene encoding type VI secretion system baseplate subunit TssE — translation MTAGPSLYDMLLGQIGGEPIDAYDDRTLECLSVQQNVRRILNTRAGALKHLPDYGLPDLTNIYKALPASAHVLKQQMEATLLRYEPRIRSIDVEIIDNQDPGILVSFEMTCHLKNAGLVRFGTYFEPPGRLRVERRLRGQH, via the coding sequence ATGACCGCCGGCCCGTCTCTCTACGACATGCTGCTCGGCCAGATCGGCGGCGAGCCGATCGACGCGTACGACGACAGGACGCTCGAATGCCTGAGCGTCCAGCAGAACGTGCGACGCATCCTCAATACGCGGGCCGGCGCGCTCAAGCATCTGCCCGACTACGGGTTGCCCGACCTGACCAACATCTACAAGGCGCTCCCGGCATCGGCACACGTCCTCAAGCAGCAGATGGAAGCGACGCTCTTGAGATACGAGCCGCGGATCCGATCGATCGACGTCGAGATCATCGACAACCAGGATCCGGGGATCCTGGTCAGCTTCGAGATGACGTGCCATCTGAAGAACGCGGGGCTCGTCCGGTTCGGCACGTACTTCGAGCCGCCCGGCCGCCTGCGTGTCGAGCGCCGCCTGCGCGGCCAGCATTGA